In Aegilops tauschii subsp. strangulata cultivar AL8/78 chromosome 3, Aet v6.0, whole genome shotgun sequence, one genomic interval encodes:
- the LOC109736092 gene encoding uncharacterized protein yields MNRRSRRRGKRGRTSPDPQAKRRRGPLESMPGELEAAPAPVPAPAPAAAAQPSVVMVAGLPPGCGVIELKSRLEAYGTIARTRIDAAAATGHVTFRSAAAATAAIAASLDPECGITIGSKKVLVVQASEAPNNSTSVVQSDPADASNNIASDALAIPSSRIAPEAIHKAREIVAYDDLF; encoded by the exons ATGAATCGACGCTCGCGCCGCAGAGGCAAGCGCGGGCGCACGAGCCCGGACCCCCAGGCGaagcgccgccgcggcccgctgGAGTCGATGCCCGGCGAGCTGGAGGCCGCTCCAGCTCCAgtgccggcgccggcgccggctgCGGCTGCGCAGCCGTCCGTAGTCATGGTCGCCGGGCTGCCGCCCGGGTGCGGAGTGATAGAGCTAAAGTCGCGCCTGGAGGCGTACGGCACCATCGCGCGCACTCGCATAGACGCCGCCGCGGCCACCGGGCACGTCACCTTCCGCTCCGCTGCCGCTGCCACGGCCGCCATTGCCGCTTCCCTCGACCCCGAGTGCGGCATCACCATCGGATCCAAGAAG GTTTTAGTTGTACAGGCAAGTGAGGCGCCAAATAATTCGACAAGCGTAGTTCAATCAGACCCAGCAGATGCGAGTAACAATATTGCTAGTGATGCTTTGGCCATCCCAAGCTCCAGAATAGCTCCAGAGGCGATCCACAAAGCGCGAGAAATAGTCGCTTATGATGATCTGTTCTGA